CTacagttgcctgcagtattcagtacagtgacATGCTGTATAGGTCTATAGCCTAGGAGCAGTAGGCTGCACCATATGGACTAGGTGTGTAGTACGCTATACCATCTAGGCTTGCTTTAGCACAGTGATGAAATTGCCTTAtgacgcatttctcagaatgtattcccgCAGTTAAGTGAGTAATGACAGTACTTATAAGGTGCTTTCACATGGACCTTATGTTACTTCTTGAGTACTGTGCCCCAGAAGTGATGTGTATACATCCGCAGTCCGTCAGACTTGAGGTTCCCAGATCCCAAAAGCAGTTCCCCCAAAAATTCCAGCAACAGGTAcatccttcatttttattttgaaagaaaatgtaatgctCTCAGAATTGTGAGCTTTACCATTTTGGTGCAGAAAAAAACTTGAGTAACAGAATCAGTGATGAGACTAGCTGTGAAAACAGAGAAGCTTTTTCAAGAAGTGTACTGTGAGCTATTAAACCATGAAAAGGACAAAGAATAATATCCcgggtaaaaaaataaaaataaaacgaaCATAAAATTGTTTTACAAAGATCTACCTGAATACTAAAATTTGGTAGAAACCATTGCTGTTATTTAGGAAGAAATAcaggggaaagagaggaaggtAAAGATGGGGCTGGGAGACaggaatagagagagagagagagaacacaatcAGTAGACTTAAATACTACAGATACCAAGACAATATGATTGAGTGTTTGGTatgaagcagaagcagcagagaAAACCACAGTAAGGCATTATTTACAATGGAATTTTTAGGTCTGGCTTTTATTCTGTCAAGGCTGTAATGTTTTCCCTGGATCCATGCACTAAATAACAGTCAACACCCACAAATTCTTTCATCATTAATGTTCAATCTAATCCTAATTCGGATATTCAATCTAATAAAAGCACATAACACAGAATAACTTGggagaaatctgaataaagtctggAGTTCAGCTCGTCGTAACGTATCAATATTGATTTCCTAGATTTAACAAATATACAATGAAAATGTAAGATGATTATTTTAgagtaaaaattaaccaggtatgggaATATGTAAGTCTCTATCATCTTCCCAACtttttataaatctaaaaaattatgaaataaaatctgaaagaTTACTGTGAAGGAAAACATCCATCTGTACTCCacaacatatttatataataaaaaaggcAAGTTGTAGAAAGATTTATATACATCAAACCCTCAAATAACATCATTTCATTGTAAgtaattttgttataaaattgatgagaaaaaaaatcaattaccaGCCATGGCCACTGTCCTTGTACAGTTTGTATGGTCACTCCGTGTCTGCGTATATACAATTACTGTGTATGTacaaatactatattttataaatatatgcctAATATACCCATACACCCCACACCCATACACAAGGCTTTGAGAAAGGCACTTTGCTCTGGGAATGAGGCTCATGAGCAGTGAGTTTGGGAGTCAAACTCAGGCAATTTAGCTTCAAGACATCGCTCTTAACCATGATATCACATTACTCTCGCCTGACTTTTTCACAGTGGAAAATACACAGTAGAAACCTTATGCCAATTCCAGGAAATGTAAGGACTCAAGAATTATTTTGACATGTGCAGGAAATGTTGCTTCTTGTCTTCTTTATCAGTATCTATCAGTATCCCTTGTTCTCTACAACTTTGCTTTTCCTCACCAAACTTTACTTTTCTGACACATTTATGAGTGCATTCTGGTAAAGAAAGAGAGTTTTACTTTGTGTCAGACACTGATAGAAACTCTCCTTCTCCATATGTGCCTGAGCTTGACTGTCCTCTTTCTGTTGCCATTAGTTAACCCCGAATACCTTTTACCCTTTTAGATGTCATAAGGGTGTGACTGAGCAGTTTCAAAGGCATCAACTTttgctttctcctcctcccttggAATCCTGCATCTGCACTGCTGGTCTCAGACAAAACAGGCAACCCCTATTTCCCATTCTGGGATATTTTAATGACCAACTTTTCTTATGTTGTGAATTTGAAGGGCAAGGACAGATCATTGGAAAGCGGATAGACAGGGACCTGTGTTCTGAGAACTGGGCCAGAAGACTGACAGAGGCGCAGAAGAATTTCAGAGTGATTCTGGCAGGCATCATGGTTCAGTAAGGGCCAGAGGAGTGGATCATATGGGCACAGGGTGAGAGGCCTGTGACAGGACACGGCCTATCTCTTTTGCAGCAGAATGTTAATAGACATTAGATTTTAGTAAACAGAGAACATATCTCTGAGTCAGCATCAAAAACTTACACAGTCTGGAAGAATGAATAGTCACAGGACCTAGCCTCACCTTCCCTTTGAGTATGAGAGTCTACAAGGCAGTGAGAATGGAAAAGCTTTTATCTGAGGTTAAAACCAATATCTGCCTCTTCAGTCCACACTTACTGGTAAGGTCCAGTGGATGACTCGGCTACAGGTTTCTGAACTTCTGGCTTTTGAGGGAAAGACTTTGTCACCCTCTATGCTGAAAGTATTCTATGTACTATGAACCCCAGTCAGTGACTCTTAACATCAAGAAATCTTGGGAAGTACAAGGTATTCAAAAGGCTTACATGAATAGTTTGCAGCCACGTACAGACATCAGAAGAGGGGTCCTGACAAGGATGCACTGACCTTTTTTATCTCACTGTCCTAGAATTACTGTGTCTGTACATGGTCACCTTGAAGGAGATGGACCACCACTTCCACCCCTCTACTCCAGTATCATGTGCATATACCTCAGTGATTTTGCTGTGTTATGTTCATAATGATTGTCCAGTTGATACCAAATCTTGAAGAAAATTTCCAAAAGAATATTAACGTGGTTAATTGTCGATTGCCCCTTTACAGGAATCTGGAACTTGAATGGTGTTTCTATAAGGGGCTCTTTGGATCTCGTTTTACAGGACCCTGAGTCTCTGGATATAGATCCTCAATGTCCACTTCTTAGGAAGAGTAGGTGTAGTAGGTTATATTCCTCCACCATTCTCTCTAAAAAGTGCTAAAATATATATTCCATCCCCCGTTGTCTTTCTATGATGTAACTTCAAGACTGCTACTGCTGTGTGTGTTCTAGTCCCTTTACTTTGTGTAGGGTTGTGACTGCAGCTGATGTTTTACTCTGTAGCATAATGGTAGTATAGACTTCTCCTGACTCTGTGGGAATCTTCACTGTGGAAAATTATCTACCATGCTGTGAGCAAGGCCAAGCGACTACCTGGAGAGGCCGTTTGAATATATTCTAGGTAACAGGCCCAAGCAAGGAACCCCAGACATCAGCCAGGATCATCTGCTGGACTGGAAGTAGAATGTTTGTTTCCATTATTTAATCAGtgatcatgaaaatgaccatttGGTGGATAGACAGACTCAATGGACTCACTATAAACTGGATTTTCATCGGAACTGggttatgtttgttttgttttttgatttggtTTAAtatagttagtttttttttttttttcactgatacTAGTATGTTTGCACTGTAACATGAGGTGATGGTTATGTCTTAGGTCTCTAGAGTATCAGTGAGAATTCAGTCTGTGTGAATTGGAAGTATTAACACATTTAATACAGACAGTCTGCTCATCTGTCTATTTTTCCCTGGGTGATGCTGTTTGCTTTAATAAATAGCAGAATTCCATGTGGGTTAAACTCTTTTGGTTCTTGCTCAGACATTGCTAGCAACTTCTCAGAGaagcaataggctgtaccattAGCCTATGTCTGTAGGTGGATATTCTACGTAGGTTTCTGTAGTGTGctctgatgttcacacaatgataaaatcacctaataatgcatttctcagaatgtattttgTCTCCAAAGGATGCATGACTGTTAAATTCCTATTCTAGCCCAAAGATTCAGTGAAAACTTCTGTGTAAAGTACATTTTTCCCCCTAAAGTGATGAGGTGTagaatttactgtattaatagGAGGGAACTTTAACACTTACAAGTGCATTGTACAAAATCCTGTCTGTCCGAGATGTGCAAATTTTGTTCCTGCACGAGATCATTAAGTTGGAAACATACACCCACATATTTCCAGAATTCCATCCAATAAATTCACAAACACTTGAAAATCACAATACATATTTTACGAAATTTGCCATAGGAGATTATTTTAATTGtaagaaaatgtacaaaaaggttttacattttacatattttctatttaatagcAACAAAATGAAGTGACACTAAAGTAGATAAAAGCCTGAACAGTATGATTTCTTTGTATCAACAGTGAAGGGGTCCCTTGTATATGGAGTTCCCAAACAGTCAGGTTTCTTAATCCTGATCATCTGTGGCCAGTGGAAAAGAAAGGCCTGACAGGAAAATTTAAGGAGCCAGCCGGGTAACTCCATATGAGGGAACTCCTGGTGACATTCAAAAAACTCACACTTCCACCTTCAAAATCAAGAAACACACCAACCCGGCCCAGAGGTTTCTCTACATAGTGAGGAAACATTGGGGAGGTGGTCAAGAGACTGAAACGATTATCCACCTtcacacacaaaagaagaaatatgtcCTTAGATGTAACCATTGTGCTATTCTTCCTTATCCAGGAGTCCTTACAGACTCCCAGAGCCCAGTCCCAAGAGCTGTCCACATCTAGCTCCCAGTAGTGTTTCCCAGAGGAGAAGACACAGGTTCCCCATGCAGCAAAATAGTCAGATCTGTCAGAATTCAAAGATCCACGTCTAAACATCAAACTTCTCACATCCTCAAACAGCCTGATATTGTGATTGGTTACTTCCCAAGTGAAGGCAATTTCCACTgtagaaaaaagagaatgttcAAGTGAAAAGTAGTTTATAAATTCTCATGTTCAAGTAAGAAAGAGACTCTCACTGGAAAACACAGGTCAAGATTAGAAAGAAACTTCTGTCTGGAAAAATGTTGGAATCAAAGAGTGTTAGGGCATCTGCACAAGTAAATGGCTAAACTACAATGATCACAATTTCTATAAACTCAAAAAGTATAAAGGGGAGGAAGGTCATGTCAATGTCTAGTTGAGCGACCTTTCGTAACAACTGAGAAACTGGAAGCTTCTATATCCATAATCAGGACAACTTTAATACCATCAGATACATAACAACTGAAAGGTGAGGGATCTGTGAACATGGCCTAAGCATGTTAGCTCCATTCAAGAGAGCAGGTCTAGGTAGCAGACGGCAGGAACCCAGAGTAGATTGAATCAGGAGCTAAACAGATATTGTAAAGCCAGAGTATTCTTTTCAGAAACTTATAAACTTTACATGTGTTAATTTCTACCAAATTTTTGAGGTTTGAGACTATAACAGGCATGACTTACATTCCAATAAATACTCACGTCGCGGCAAAGTGATGTCTACCTGTTGATGATCTTAAAGACAAATAATACAAGattttctattaaagaaaaaaaaaaaaaccttttagacATGTCCTGAAAGAAACTGTGCAGAGGTAGACATTAAATCGTTACTTCGCCCTGTGATATGGTCacattttttctctattatttaaggaataatatataattgtatgtgctgTAGAGTTGTAATGACATTTCATCTTCATGGATGCATAGCGCTGAACTCTCTTGGCTtcctcttttctgtattttcttggaAGAAAAGCAACTGAAGTGAATAATTGGGCCACAGAGCCTCTGTCCCTCATAGCACTcactaatataatattttttccttgtcagAGGATAATGCTCTGAGCACGGAAATGACTCCTTGCTATATAAGCCTTTCTGAGGATGTGAGACGTGTGATATTTGGAGATGACCATCGCAGTGCGACCATGGATCCCCAGGGAGTGGAGAGCTTTGCTGTGTGGGGAGCGCAAGCTTTCACCTCTGGCAGGCATTACTGGGAAGTGGATGTGACCCACTCCTCCAACTGGATTCTGGGAGTCTGTCGAGATTCCAGGACAGCAGATACCAGTATCGTTATTGATTCTGatgaaacatttttgttaatttcctCAAAGAGGAACAATCGCTATAGTCTCTCCACCATCTCTCCACCTTTAATTCAGCATGTACAAAGGCCTCTGGGTCGGGTTGGGGTGTTTCTGGATTATGATAATGGATCTGTGAGTTTTTTTGATGTTTCTAAAGGTTCTCTTATCTATGATTTTCCTCttgcctccttctcttccccGCTGAGGCCTTTCTTTTGCTTTGGTTGTACATGAAAAGTTGGTTTCATGATGATTTATTGTGACCTCCCATATATGATGCAAATAGTGTCCTGAGACCCGATATGTGAGAGCCTGTGAGCTCATTGTAAGTTCATGGAATGTAATTACTTTATGGTTATACATGGGATAACCACCTTGAATGTGTACATTTGTTaattaagttattttaattaataaattattgtgGAATCTTTACTAGAACATCAATAATGGCTTTTCTTGTACAAGTTTTGTTGAGATTCATTCACTTACCATGAAAGTCATGTTCTAATGTATTTAATTCAGAGAATGTTAGTATATCACACTTGTGCAGCCATCAGAACTCTCTACTGCCTGGGCACTTTTATCACTTCCAGAAGAATCCCAATACTCATTAACATTTATTCTCTATTCACCCTCCCCCACGTCTTCACAGCACTTAatctactttttatgtttttgcattcaggtaaataaaatcatacaatataagtttttttaaatctgatttctttttcagagattatgttttcagtttttacacACTGTAAACCATTTGTCTTACTTGTATATTTGAATGGGCTGGGGTAGAAAAATGAAGTAGTAGATATCTTATCTtacaaagaataaagaagacTCCTTATTGTCTTTAAGTCTGACCAAGTTAAGTTGACCTCACAGACTTTATTATTTCTCAGCATCCTAGTTATTAATCACATTTCAGctcatacaacagtttctcagtgCTGGGTTGCTCTGCTATTACATCTTCTCTGAGTATATTATATCagattataatattaaaaaactcTTATTCTTATTACTACCAGCTTGAAAATTCCAAGGGGGTAATGGCACTATTTGTCTTCTTTGCTAATATATTGCCATTATCCAATGCAATTTTTAGAATAGAttacacaataaataaaatgaataaatggataagtaGAGGAGTTATGTCATATTATTCTAATACTAAGAAACTTTCCAAAATACAAGTAGCAAAATAGGATAGAACATACTAATGAATATCTAATCAAAAAGTAAGAAATACATTGATTTTCAGATTCATATCAAAGACAATACTGTTATGTTagagtttaaaataattgtagCATAATTTTTTATAGGGTTGATTTCAATTGTCTTTGGTTTTTTAATATAAACCATTGAAAGAAGAAGGTTCCTATATAAGACGATGGGGAACAGGAACAGGACTTAGAAAAAAGGAGACTGTCCTGATTTTAACTGACATATACTTTTAATCACTTACTAAGAACAAACTGGTATAAACATTCTTATGCAgtagaaagaacaaaattagttttaattttaaacaagaaTCCAGATGATACAGAATGGAAAATTCTACAGTAGAATGTGATAGCTACGTCTCCTAAGGCACCAGCTTACCTGCTTTAACGAAGACCACAAATTTGACATGATTCAGAAGGTGCATTGCTCTCACATGTTTGTACCAATATAGGAGTTGGTCAAGAAGATGACTAACATCTTAAACAAGTGaattttttctctgtgtgcagAAAACTCCCATTTATTGCCATGACCCATGCAGCAGGAAAGCCAAAAGACAAGTAGGAGGGAAAAGAGTATTCGGCTATAAGGAAATCACCTGGTGTTCTTCACAATGCTTTTATTCCCATCCTATAGGTTCAAAATTAGGCAGATGGCACACCAAGTTGTAAGATATATCTGGTAATGCTGTTTACattcaaaacaatatttattcttatcATTTGattcagaaaacaaattaaatgacTGGCACAAAAGAAAATAACCCAAGAGATTTGTTCAACGAAACAAAGCAGAACCTCAACCAAAGAGATAAGGTGCTGCCTAAGGTTATCACCAGTCCTTAGTATTAGGGAATGAGTAAACCCTGCTTTTTACCACTGTCAAAGTGTCCAGTGTTGTCCTTTTTAGAGCCTGGCTAGCTGAGGGTTATGTGGCAATAAACATCTTACTTGTATTTTAGTCCCTTAAATGAATGATTTAGATAGGAATGATTCtccaaattttgaaaatacttatCAGAAATGTTCTCTTATTCCTTCACTCTATACCACACAGACTCTGTAATAatctctctcttctgcctccacatgtttattgcagaacaTTAGGAGTTAGCAGAGAGAAAGCTTCTCACCAGCATGTTTTGGACTCACTGCTTTTTTCCAAGTGATCTGAGATGATAAAATTATTCACCTTAGGGTTCCAACCCAGCACTCCTTTTTGATTTTCACCTATGTTTGTGAGCTTTTCTGTTGATGCTAAAACTCTACACTATAGTCAATGCCTCATAATTTAATTACATTAGTTGTTCCTAGTTTTCAAGGAAAAATTTATTCCTGACATTCTTCTAATTTAGCTCAGATTCACTTTTGCAGAAAGACAGAATTAGCTACTTTACAATCGTTTAGTATTTGACTGAttttggaagatgaaaaagtgTTTGTGTCTATTTAGCATACTTTCTTAGCCATTTAACCAAGATAATCATATTCTATTGATTCTCCTAGAGATACTTTATTTATTCGCTTCACCTGTCAGAATTTATGTTAGACTGTCACCAAGAATTACTTACaattgaaataaatcaaagagaGACCACTAAGAACATTGTCAATTATTAGTACAGTAATCTTGAACTTCCTGAGTTTTTTATCCCTAAGAGAAGTTATTTatctgccaggcgcagtgactcacgcctgtaatcccagcactttgggaagccgaggtggatggatcatgaggtcaggagatcgagaccatcctggccaacatggtgaaatcccttgtctactaaaaatacaaaaaaattagctgggcatggtggcaggtgcctgtagtcccacctactgtgtaggctgaggcaggagaatggcatgaacccggtaggcggagcttgtagtgagcagagagcatgccactg
Above is a genomic segment from Chlorocebus sabaeus isolate Y175 chromosome 1, mChlSab1.0.hap1, whole genome shotgun sequence containing:
- the LOC103248201 gene encoding tripartite motif-containing protein 64C-like; its protein translation is MYDEQKKQTKHIPRVSKTDYLSSRRTSGKFFRRYSKRRRCYHGRYSSIRVIASENLPVDQDVEVEDSEGIWNLNGVSIRGSLDLVLQDPESLDIDPQCPLLRKKDNALSTEMTPCYISLSEDVRRVIFGDDHRSATMDPQGVESFAVWGAQAFTSGRHYWEVDVTHSSNWILGVCRDSRTADTSIVIDSDETFLLISSKRNNRYSLSTISPPLIQHVQRPLGRVGVFLDYDNGSVSFFDVSKGSLIYDFPLASFSSPLRPFFCFGCT